CGTTCTACAAGAACGACCCCGCATGGTCGAAGGTCGAGAACGCGCTGGCCACCGGCAAGGCGCCCACGTTCACCTACCACCGCTTCTGGGCGCAGACCGCGATCGCCGCGGCCCTGGCGGACTACGACCGCCTGTTCGGTGAGGACACCCCCACCGAGCCCGACACGCAGGCACCGACGGCCCCGACGGGCCTGACCGCCGGCACCGTCACCAGCACGTCGGCGCAGATCTCCTGGACCGCCTCGACCGACGACGTCGCCGTGACCGGCTACGACGTCTACCGCGGCACGACGAAGGTCGGCTCCGCCACCGGCACCACCTTCACCGACACGGGTCTGACCGCCGACACGACGTACTCGTACACCGTGCGGGCCAAGGACGCCGCCGGCAACGTGTCCCCGGCCTCCGCGGCACTGTCCGTGAAGACCACCACGGGCACGGTCGTCGACACCGTCGCACCCAGCGTGCCCACCGGTCTGACCGCGGGCACCGTCACCGAGACGAGCGTCGCGCTGTCCTGGACCGCGTCCACCGACAACGTCGGCGGCTCGGGCATGGCGGGCTACGACGTCTACCGCGGCACGACGAAGGTCGGCTCGGTCACCGGGACCACGTACACGGACACGGGCCTGACCGCCGCGACCGCGTACTCCTACACCGTCCGGGCCAAGGACGTCGCGGGCAACGTGTCCGCCGCCTCCGCCGCCCTGTCGGTCACGACCAAGTCCACGACGACCGGCGGGTCCTGCAAGGTCGTCTACAACGCCTCGAGCTGGAACTCCGGCTTCACCGCGTCGGTCAAGGTCACCAACACCGGCACCACCGCCCTGTCCGGCTGGGCCCTGAAGTTCGACCTCACGGCCGGACAGCAGGTCACGCAGGGCTGGAGCGCCACCTGGGCCCAGTCCGGCGCCACGGTCACCGCGACCAACGCGCCCTGGAACGGCACCCTGGCCCCCGGCCAGAGCGTCGACATCGGCTTCAACGGCTCGCACAACGGCCAGAACCCGAACCCGACGGCCTTCACCCTGAACGGCGCCACGTGCAGCTGACGCACTGACGCCCGCACGACGGAGCGCCCCGGGGACCTCGGTCCTCGGGGCGCTCCGTCGTTGTGCGGCGTCCACGGAAGAGCGCTCGACGGTTCTCAGGGGTTCGACGAGCCACCGGGCGGCGTCGAGCCGCCGCGTTCGAGGATGCGGCAGAAGTGGGCGTTGACGAACAGGGCGGCCGCCCCGACGAGCAGGACCAGCGCGAAGAAGGCCATGAACACCGCACGCCACGCCTCGCGCGCCCCGAGCGCGAAGGCCACGGGGGGCAGCGCCATCACGACGAAGACCGCACCGAACACCGTCGAGAGTGCGCTGCCGCCACCGCCGCCCCAGGCGACGCCGGCCCACCTGATCCGCTCGTGCCGGACCGACACCCGGGGGTGCGCACCGGGCTGGACGGCGGGGCGCAGGTGCTCGGTCCAGTGCCGGCCGTCCCACCACCGCTCGAGTCCAGGCTGGTCGGCCGGGTACCACCCGGCCGGTGGCTGCGGAGGCGGCGCGGACCGCCCGGCGGACGGTGCCGAGTCTGGATCGACGGTCGGCCCGGTCATGTGGGACACCGTATCGGCGGCTACGGAGCGGTTGGTCCGGTTCGCGGCCTCGTGGGCCCGCCGTCACCCGTCCAGCGTCACGACCACCTTGCCGCGCACGGCACCCGCCTCGAGCAGCGCGAACGCCTCCACGGCGCGTGCGAACGGCAGCACGGTCCCGACGAGTGGGCGCACCCGCCCGGCGGCCACGTCGGCCAGGAGCGCCGCCACGTCGTCGGGGCCGACCCTGGCGGCCAACGGACGCAACCGCGGCGCGACGATGGGGTTGGTCACCACCGCGGCGAGCAGCCGGCCCATCGGGCCGATGACGCGCCCACCCCGCCCGGAGGTGAGCACCACCGCACCGCCCGGGCGCACCGCGCGCCGCAGCTCGCCGAGCGACCGCCCGCCTCCGACGTCCACGACCGCGTCGAACCCGGCGGCGGTCAGCGGCGCACCACGCTCGAGGGGCTCGGCCCCCGCGGCCCGGACGACGTCCGCCTTGGCCGCGCTGCACTCCCCCACCACGTCGGCGCCCACCGCACGCGCGAGCTGTACGACAAACCCGCCCACACCGCCCGAGGCGCCCGTGACCAGCACGCGCGAGCCGGGGCCGACGCTCGCGGCACGGAGCGCCTGGCGCGCGGTGGCGCCCGCGAGCGGGACCGTCGCGGCGTCCACCAGGGTCACGTCGTCGGGGATGCGGGCCAGTGCGTCGGCCGGTGCGACCACCTCACGCGCGAGCGAGCCGGGCACCTCGCCCGCGACCCGGTCCCCAGCGGACCACGCGGTGACGCCCGGCCCGACGGCGACGACGGTCCCGGCCAGGTCGCGGCCGCGCACGGGCCGGCGCGGGCGTCGCAGGCCGAAGCCGGCGCGCACCAGCAACGGCTCGCCGTGGGTCAGCAGCACGTCGGCCGCGTTGAGCGAGACCGCGGCGGAGCGCACCAGCACCTGACCCGCGCCCGGCTCGTCGCGCGGCACGTCGGCGTGCCGCAGCACGTCCCGCACCGGGCCGTACGCGGTGGCGACCAGCGCCTCGACTGTGGCGCTCATTCCACGCTCCGCAGGATTCGCTCGATCCCGGCCAGCCGCGTCTGCAGGTCCGCCAGGTCTGCGGCGGCGCGCTTCTGGGCCTCGATCGTCGCTGCGGACAGCTCGTCGTACCGCGCGAGCAGGCGCTTGACCTCCTCCGAGCGCGCCTCGTCGAGGTCGAGCTTGCGGGACTCGTTGCGCGTGGCGACGACGGCGATGCCGACCATCAGCGCGACGACGAGCACTCCGAGCAGCAGGATCACCGTGGGCCAGTCCATCAGTCGTCCTCCGGGGCAGCGTGGGCGGGTGGGGTCAGGGTCGCGGCCGCGTCGACGACGAGGTCCGGGGTCAGGTGCAGGTCCAGCGGGGCGAGCTCGAAGTACTTCATGGCCTTGCCGTCCGACGACAGCTCGAGGCTCCCCACGACGAGGCCCGCGGCCTCGAGCTTCTGCAGGTGCAGGTGCAGCAGCGGGCGGCTCACGCCGATCTCACGGGCCAGGTGGCTGACGTAGTCGCGGCCACCGGCGAGCCGCGCGACGATCCGCAGGCGCACCGGGTGCGCGAGCGCCGCCAGCGTCTCGACCAGCCGGTCCCCGTCGGTCATCCACCCACCTGTCAGTATTTGCTTACAGGTGGAAGGTAGTGCTGATCCCGCGCATCGCGCAAGACCGTGTATCTGGTCCAGCACCGCGGGTCA
The Cellulomonas gilvus ATCC 13127 DNA segment above includes these coding regions:
- a CDS encoding NAD(P)-dependent alcohol dehydrogenase, translating into MSATVEALVATAYGPVRDVLRHADVPRDEPGAGQVLVRSAAVSLNAADVLLTHGEPLLVRAGFGLRRPRRPVRGRDLAGTVVAVGPGVTAWSAGDRVAGEVPGSLAREVVAPADALARIPDDVTLVDAATVPLAGATARQALRAASVGPGSRVLVTGASGGVGGFVVQLARAVGADVVGECSAAKADVVRAAGAEPLERGAPLTAAGFDAVVDVGGGRSLGELRRAVRPGGAVVLTSGRGGRVIGPMGRLLAAVVTNPIVAPRLRPLAARVGPDDVAALLADVAAGRVRPLVGTVLPFARAVEAFALLEAGAVRGKVVVTLDG
- a CDS encoding DUF2510 domain-containing protein; translation: MTGPTVDPDSAPSAGRSAPPPQPPAGWYPADQPGLERWWDGRHWTEHLRPAVQPGAHPRVSVRHERIRWAGVAWGGGGGSALSTVFGAVFVVMALPPVAFALGAREAWRAVFMAFFALVLLVGAAALFVNAHFCRILERGGSTPPGGSSNP
- a CDS encoding ArsR/SmtB family transcription factor yields the protein MTDGDRLVETLAALAHPVRLRIVARLAGGRDYVSHLAREIGVSRPLLHLHLQKLEAAGLVVGSLELSSDGKAMKYFELAPLDLHLTPDLVVDAAATLTPPAHAAPEDD